From the genome of Hymenobacter gelipurpurascens:
GAGCCCATTGCGGAGTCCGCCCCACTGGAGGAGCCGGTAGCTTTTGTCGAAGACCCCAAAAAGAAGATGGGCACGGTAGGGGCCGTTGCCCGCGACCAGCACGGCAACCTGGCTGCGGCCACCAGCACCGGCGGCATGACCAACAAGCGCTACTCGCGCATCGGCGACTCGCCCATCATTGGCTCCGGTACCTTCGCCGATAACCGGACCTGCGCCATCAGCTGCACCGGGCACGGCGAGTTTTTCCTGCGCGCCGTGGTGGCCCACGACATTAGCTGCCTCGTGGAGTATCGCGGCCTGAGTCTGGCAGAAGCCTGCCGGATTGTGGTGCACGAAAAGCTGGCTCCAGTTGGGGGCGAGGGTGGCCTAGTAGCCGTAGATGCGCTCGGCAACGTATCGCTTCCTTTCAACTCCGACGGCATGTACCGCGCCAGCTTTAGCTCCCAGGATGCGGCGCCTTATTTGGGCATCTACAAAGACTGATTTCTAGGCTAGTTTGTGGAGCTATATATATAAGGAGTAGCCCGAAATTTGATTTAATGGGTTAAGTAATTGATGCACAGGAATTAAACGACTAATTATTGGCTTCTCCTATTGTGTCCCCAAGGTCGTTCTCACTAAGGGCTATTTCATAGAAAAGCGCCGCGTTTCCCAGGAGGAAGCGCGGCGCTTTTGCTAGGCCACTAGGGGCCGCTGAATTACATGCCGGAGGAGGCGGGCTCGTTCGCACCCTGCCCGGCCGTAAGGGCTACAGACTCGCTGGCTTGCAACCGCAGATTTAAACTGGGGTAGAATTCGCGCTCGTGTACATCATACACGTTGCCTTTTACTAGCGCGTGCAACAGCATGTTCTCGATGGAAATAGCAGTGCCTTTGGCCGCCGCTGCCGCATTGTTGTGCTCCAGTTTATGACCATCCATGATGATGACCAGGTTGGAGCCAATGGTTTCCATCAGGTGGCCATCCGTAATCAGAACGCCAGTGTCTTCACCCAGCCCAATACCGATGAGCTTAGGGTGGAGGGCCACCGCCTCAATGAGCCGACCAAAGCGGCCGCGCTTCACAAAGTGGGAGTCGATAACGACACAGTCGATGAGGCCTAGGCCAGTGCCCATCTTCACGGCGCCCTTCATCAGAGCATCCGGCACGCTGCCGCCTTTAATCATGGTTTGCGACATGGCCATAGCCCCGGCACTAGTGCCCGCAATGATGAAGTTCGGCTGCTTGCGATACCGCTCCTTCAGCGTGCGCAGAAACTCCGTGCCCCCGAACATTTCCGTCAGGCGCGACTGGTTGCCGCCGGAGAACATCACCACGTCGGCCACTTTCAGGCGCTCCACATATTCTGGCTGCAGCGCATCTTGCGGCACCCGAATATCCATGATGCCCACGTTGTGGCAGTTGAGCATGTCGAAGGAGGAAACATACACGCGCGCTACTTCCTCCGGAATCATGGAGGCCGTTGTGATTACCTCGATGCGCGGATCGGTTTTGCCCGACTCCAACACAACGCGTTTCAGTATACCCAACTCGAAGAAGTTGAGGTAGTATTTTTTTTTGGTGCGCGGATTAGGGTAAGTGCCCTTGTCTTCATTGCCACCAATGGCAATCAACTTGCCGAGAGGTTTATCTTTTTTCAATTCGGAAAATCAACTTAGTCAACAATTGGAAAGGCCCACCTACTTCCAGCAAGGTTCGGGCCAGCGCTAGGCCAGTAGGAGAGATAAACAGACAGGCCGGCAAATCTGCTTATATTCTACGCCACCTATTTTTAAAGGAACACAATTTGAAGCGCTAGTGCTACTTGTTTGGTTGAAAACTGATATCAGCTACTAAATGGGCTTGCCCAACAGCGCATCAAAAGTAACGGACGCTACAGCGTGGTAGTTCGGACGGGCTTCGGCGTAGATGCGCTGGGCCCGCGCTTTCCCGTTGGGAGTAGCCAGCAAGGCTTTGTAGAGCGGCACCAGAAATTTACGGCGGCCCACCCGAACCAGAAACTGGTGCAGAGCCTCATCGGCGGGGGAGTAGCCGGCCGCGATGGTGTGCGGAAACCAGGCGGCTACTATTTCGGAGTTGCCAGACTTCGTGAAGCCAAATGCAGCATCCAACTCAGCGAGCTTCTCTTGAGTAAGCTTGGACGGCAGTCCGTGCAGGAAGTGTACCCATTCGTGGCTGCTCCACTCTGAGGTGGCTAGGCCCGCCGCGGGTGTGCCCTTCTGCCAACTTTGCAACGCCTCCTCTACCGCCGCAAATCGCGCCGACGAAACCGGCGGCGCCACCGATGGTATACCGGGCTCATTGATCCAGGCATCTAACTGCAACTGCTGCTCTAGGCCAGGGTGGTGAGTAAACAGCTCCTGCCGCAGGTAAGCCACAAACGAATCGGTGTCCATACTCTGGAAACTGTGGCGAGCAAAGTACTCCTTGATAAACGTATCGAGGGCCTCACGACCAATCAAGTGTTCTATCGTGAGCAGGAGGTAGTCGCCTTTTTCGTAGGCAATTTCGTTGAGGCCCTCATCGGGGTCGCGCCCGGCCAGCTGAAGGTGCAGGTGCGTATCGGGGCTGTTGGTACCTAGTTCCTCGATAGTATGGAGTAGGGCGGAGTGGCCTAGCACCTGCAGCATCTCGGCATAGGGGCGGCCGTAAAGCTTCTCCATAATCCGGCGCTCAAAGTATACCGTGAAGCCTTCGTTCAGCCAAAAGTCGTTCCAGGTGGCATTCGTAACCAGGTTGCCGGACCAGGAGTGGGCCAACTCATGCGCCACCAGGCTGGTCAGGCTTCGGTCGCCGGCTAGAATGGTAGGAGTTACAAATGTTAAACGCGGATTTTCCATTCCACCGAAGGGAAAGGAGGGAGGCAGCACCAGCAGATCGTATCGTTCCCAGCGGTAAGGACCGTACAAGTCCTCCGCCGCAACCACCATGTTTTCCAGATCAACAAATTCACTGGTGGCAGTTGGGAGGGTAGTTGGCTCCGCATAAACTCCGGTTCGCGCGCTTAGCGGCTCAAATGCCAGGTGGCCAACAGCCAGCGCCATGAGGTAGGCCGGCACGGGCTGGGTCATGCGAAAGTGGTACTTCCCAGAGGGGGCTAGTTGTTGCGGGTTTTCTGCGCTCATCAGGGCCAGCAACTCGGCAGGCACCTGCACACTGGCATCGTACGTGAAGCGTACACCCGGCGAGTCCTGGCACGGAATCCAGGTGCGGGCCAAAATGGCTTGTGACTGAGTAAAGAGAAAAGGGTGCTGCCGACCGGCGGTTTGTTCGGGAGCAAGCCATTGGAGCGCGGCCGCTCCCGGCGTAGTTTGGTACCTGATAGTAACGGCGGCCGTGTCGGGCCGAATGGCAATGCGCAAGGACTGGCCTAGCACCGGATCGTCTTCTCCCAGTGTGAAGCTAGTCGGTTCGCCCTCTGGCCCGCCCAGCAGTACTGCTTCAATAGCCAACGAGCGGGCATCCAGTAACAGCTCCGTGGCTCCGGCAGCATTGGCCAGTTGCCAAGTGGCATGGCCTGCCAAGGTTTGGGTGGTAAAATCAACCGTTAGGTCGAGGTCCAGGTGGTGCACGCTTACCTCAGCAGGCCGGGCATAGCTGTGCGGGTCGGTGATATAGTGCGGAGTAGTGGGTGCTGGGGTGTGGGGCATGAGAGAAGAACAGAAGGTAAAGCACAACGCAAGTATAGGACAGGATTCACTGCCGTATTCTGGGCACCGGTTGTCGGGCCTGGCCCAAGTGGCCTAGGCCAGCTACTATACGCGTAGGGAAGTTGAAGGTCGGTCCTATAGCTACTTTCTACTCTCGGAGTTTACAAGCGTAAGCCGAAATCTGCTAACTTGCGACAGTAGGAAAGAACCATCGGTCTGACAACTCAACAGCCCGTAAACCAGTAAAACGCCGCAGGCTCGCGTCGGAACTTGGACAGCTTTTTGTCTGCCATCTTCAAGACCCCGCCGTCGTTTTAATTCTTTTCTCACTCCCCGCATGAACGAGACACACCAGTTTTCATATTTCAACACCCTTTGTTGCTGGCTGCTGGGCCTGCTGCTGCTCACCTCCACGGTGTCGTGCAGCCAGGACCAGAAAGACCAGATCAAAGATGCGCTGCCAGGTGGCCTCACCAAGGCTGGCGGCGCGCAGCCCAAGCTCGATAGCGTGTACATTGTAAAGTACATGAGCGCTGAGCCGAAGTTTAAGGACCAGATTGAGTGGGCCAAGAAGTTCTACAAAGAGCGTGACTTCCGATTGGGCTGGTTCCGCAACCACGAAGTGGTACCCCAGGCGCAAACGATGCTCGGTGTCATCAATAAGGCTGCTGATGAGGGCTTAGACCCTAAAGACTATCAGACTAAGGACTTTACAAAGCTTTTTGCCGCCCTAAATGAGGCGCAGTCTGACTCTACCAAGCGCAATGCACTGGAAAAGGAGATTGATGTAGCCCTTTCAGGTACCTACTTCAACTGGGCTTCTGATTTCTATCGGGGTACCGTAAACCCGCGCCAGACCAAGAGCATTGACTGGAATGTGAAGCGCAATAAAATCAAACTTCACAAGGCCCTCATGACCATCCTAAAGGAGCGGGAAAGCACGTATCCTTATTATGAGTTTGAGCCTCTGCACCCGGAATATGACCGTCTGAAAAAGGCGTTAGCCGACTACCGGACTGTTCAGCGTAACGGGGGATGGGCAACCATTCCGGCTGGTACCAAGCTTAAGCCGGGAGCCAGTTCTCCGGCAGTAGCGGCCTTGCGTAGCCGCTTGCTAGGCACTGAGGCCGTAGCTCCAGACGCTTCTGCGATGCCGGTGCAAAGCGTGTCAAACAAGCCAGGCGCTACTATTGCAGCAGGTACTACTGCCGCTCCTGCTCATGTTTATGACGAGCAATTGGTGGCGGCTGTAAAAGAATTCCAAACCTTAAATGGTCAGAAAGCCGATGGAATTGTAGCCGGGGAGACCCTGCGTTTGCTCAACATTCCGGTCTCTCAGCGCATCGACCAGATCGTGCTGAACATGGAGCGGTGGCGTTGGATCCCGAAAAAATTCGAGCCCAGCTACCTCCTAGTGAATATTCCTGACTACACCCTGCACGTGGTTGAGGATGGGAAAGAAGCCTTCAATATGCGTGTAATTGTGGGCAAGACGCTCAATGCAACGCCGGTCTTCAGCGACCAGATGGAGTTTGTGGTGCTGGCTCCCTACTGGAATGTGCCCTTCAGCATCATCGATAAAGAACTGCGTCCGAAGCTAGAAGCCGATGCCCAAGGCACGCTTGACCGCTTAGATATGGAGGTCGTGAAGGGCTGGGGCGCGAAGGCAACCCCCGTTGATGCAAACAGCATTGACTGGGCCAACGTGAACGAAAAGACGTGGAAGTACACCTTGCGTCGTCGCCCCGGACCTAAGAATGACCTCGGCGATGTGAAGTTCATCTTCCCTAATTCTAACGATATCTACCTTCACGATACTCCCCACGATGAGCTGTTCAGCCAGAACAAACGTGGGTTCAGCCATGGTTGTGTGCGGGTAGCAGAGCCAATAAAACTGGCGGAATATCTGTTGCGCAACAAGCCCGGCTGGGACAAAACGGCCATACTGGATACGATTGCCGGACGCCGTGAAAAGTACGTGACCCTTCCCGAGAAGCTCCCGGTTTACTTGGTGTACTTCACCACGTGGGTAGATGAAAACGGAAAAGTCAACTTCCGTGAAGACATTTACGGACACGACAAGTCCCTCGCGAAAGAGTACTTTAACTAGCCCGCGAGACGGTTTTCTTGTAAGCGCCCCGGTCTGTTGCATCAGCAATAGACCGGGGCGCTTTCTTTTTTTTGCTATAGCCACTGGTTGCCTCAGCGTACTCAAACTCCTATGCACAAGCAGAAGAGGAGCCAAGATCATTCATACTGTGACGAAGAGGCAAAAATTAGCGAGTAGAACTCGATGGGGGCTGTTGATATAGAACCTTAAGCAGCCCGCTTGCAAATTGTATAGTATCCTAATGGCTTTTCGAAGGCGTCAAAGTAAACAATAGAGCAAGTATTTACATATGTAATACAATTGTAAACTTGGTATTGAATTGTTTACTGTTGTAAATATAGATTTGCTCCCTTTATCAGCAGTTTACAACTGTGTACTTCGTCCATCATTACGAATTGGCTGAATGATAATGGCTACATTTGTAATCTAGTTATTGGAATGCCATATGGTTGAGCGTATTCGGGAAATATTAACGGGACGGCAGCTTACGCCTACTCAGTTTGCTGATAGTATTGGGGTGGCTAGGCCTATTGTAAGCCATATACTAAGCGGGCGTAATAAGCCTAGTTTGGAAGTGGTCCAGAAGATTATTACGGCCTTCCCGGATCTTTCTATCCCTTGGTTACTAAGTGGCACAGGCGCTATGCTTGCAGCTGCGTCTGACCCGGCTTCCCTTATTCCCGTGCCTTCCGTAGCCGCCGAACGTACCAAGGCCTCCAGTAAGGCTGCAGTAGCGCGTCCGGTGGCTCCAGAGGTACCGGAGGTGCAACGTACTGCCCCAACTCTTTCCAGCCCCCCTGAAATTACCTCTCAGCAGGTAGCCCCCGTTTTTCAAGGTCCAGTAGTTAGACTGTCTAGTGAGCCTAACCCGGCAGCAGTTAACACCCCAGTGAAAGTCGCCGTAGCAGACACAGTAGTTACTAGGCCACCAGCGCAGGATACTCTGCCGTTACCCAGTGCAGTTTCTGTTGCGCAGCAGCCCGTTGCGAAAGCTGACAAAGAAGCTGAAACCATGGCTAAGGCCTTTGCTGAACCCGGTAAAACGATACGCCGCATCGTAATTTTCTATCACGATGGCACATTCTCTGACTTTCAGCCTGAAAAGTCTGACCTGTAAGCTGTTACTGGCGTTGCCATTCTGGGCTTATCATATTGCCGCTCGGAAAGAAGGACATTTATTTTGCTGAACAACCTGTTGTCTGTTGGTGGGTTTGCAGCTGTTCATGAATATTGCTTTCATCGTTATATGCAATTTGTCAGTATGCACTTCGGAGTATGGACAGGGGGCCATTTCCATGCTACTTACGATCTAATTGAAAGCGCATTTCTATTGAAGGTATTGTTGGAGATGTATAAGTATTTTCTTTGCTAAGGCTGTTTGTCAATCGTTGTCAGGCGTATTTTTAATTAAGTGAATTTCAGGTATTTATATCATTGAGTTAAAGCTTTTGTTTTGACTAAAGTTTATATTTAATAAAAGTAATATTATAAAATAATTCATACTTACATTTAATGCTTATTTAGTTGGTGAATAGGAAGGGAGATGTTAACTATTTTGCCTTTCATAGTGGCCGAGAAAAAGTCTATTGTCTGTTAGGCTATTTGCGCTAACAGAATTAGCGAGAATTTTTATACTACCTCAGCGTATTGGGAATGCAAAATTGCTTTTTCTGTCTAAAGCGTAGTAGGCGCGTTGGCGCTCATATAGTGAGGGAAAGGCTTTAGTGGTGAGTAACATTTGTGAAAGTATTCAGCGGTTGAGCCTTTGTATAATTGGCTGCCTCGTAGCTGTGACTGCCCATTTACTTTTGTTGCCTGCCACGCTAGCGCCAACTATTAAAGGAGGCCAGAATTAGGCACTATAGTTAAGTGGGTTCTGCTTGGCTGTTTTCGGGGGGCTGCTTACCTTTGGGCTATGAAAAATTTCCGTCTGTTCGTCCTGTTCGCCGCTGGCGCCTCGTTGTTCCTGTCGTCTTGCTCGCAAGCTCCCGACGCGGAGAAAGATCCTAATGCTGACGCCGCTTATAAGCGCACCCACCGTCCTGAAGGATATCG
Proteins encoded in this window:
- a CDS encoding L,D-transpeptidase family protein: MNETHQFSYFNTLCCWLLGLLLLTSTVSCSQDQKDQIKDALPGGLTKAGGAQPKLDSVYIVKYMSAEPKFKDQIEWAKKFYKERDFRLGWFRNHEVVPQAQTMLGVINKAADEGLDPKDYQTKDFTKLFAALNEAQSDSTKRNALEKEIDVALSGTYFNWASDFYRGTVNPRQTKSIDWNVKRNKIKLHKALMTILKERESTYPYYEFEPLHPEYDRLKKALADYRTVQRNGGWATIPAGTKLKPGASSPAVAALRSRLLGTEAVAPDASAMPVQSVSNKPGATIAAGTTAAPAHVYDEQLVAAVKEFQTLNGQKADGIVAGETLRLLNIPVSQRIDQIVLNMERWRWIPKKFEPSYLLVNIPDYTLHVVEDGKEAFNMRVIVGKTLNATPVFSDQMEFVVLAPYWNVPFSIIDKELRPKLEADAQGTLDRLDMEVVKGWGAKATPVDANSIDWANVNEKTWKYTLRRRPGPKNDLGDVKFIFPNSNDIYLHDTPHDELFSQNKRGFSHGCVRVAEPIKLAEYLLRNKPGWDKTAILDTIAGRREKYVTLPEKLPVYLVYFTTWVDENGKVNFREDIYGHDKSLAKEYFN
- a CDS encoding cyanophycinase, which translates into the protein MKKDKPLGKLIAIGGNEDKGTYPNPRTKKKYYLNFFELGILKRVVLESGKTDPRIEVITTASMIPEEVARVYVSSFDMLNCHNVGIMDIRVPQDALQPEYVERLKVADVVMFSGGNQSRLTEMFGGTEFLRTLKERYRKQPNFIIAGTSAGAMAMSQTMIKGGSVPDALMKGAVKMGTGLGLIDCVVIDSHFVKRGRFGRLIEAVALHPKLIGIGLGEDTGVLITDGHLMETIGSNLVIIMDGHKLEHNNAAAAAKGTAISIENMLLHALVKGNVYDVHEREFYPSLNLRLQASESVALTAGQGANEPASSGM
- a CDS encoding helix-turn-helix domain-containing protein: MVERIREILTGRQLTPTQFADSIGVARPIVSHILSGRNKPSLEVVQKIITAFPDLSIPWLLSGTGAMLAAASDPASLIPVPSVAAERTKASSKAAVARPVAPEVPEVQRTAPTLSSPPEITSQQVAPVFQGPVVRLSSEPNPAAVNTPVKVAVADTVVTRPPAQDTLPLPSAVSVAQQPVAKADKEAETMAKAFAEPGKTIRRIVIFYHDGTFSDFQPEKSDL
- a CDS encoding M1 family metallopeptidase, which produces MPHTPAPTTPHYITDPHSYARPAEVSVHHLDLDLTVDFTTQTLAGHATWQLANAAGATELLLDARSLAIEAVLLGGPEGEPTSFTLGEDDPVLGQSLRIAIRPDTAAVTIRYQTTPGAAALQWLAPEQTAGRQHPFLFTQSQAILARTWIPCQDSPGVRFTYDASVQVPAELLALMSAENPQQLAPSGKYHFRMTQPVPAYLMALAVGHLAFEPLSARTGVYAEPTTLPTATSEFVDLENMVVAAEDLYGPYRWERYDLLVLPPSFPFGGMENPRLTFVTPTILAGDRSLTSLVAHELAHSWSGNLVTNATWNDFWLNEGFTVYFERRIMEKLYGRPYAEMLQVLGHSALLHTIEELGTNSPDTHLHLQLAGRDPDEGLNEIAYEKGDYLLLTIEHLIGREALDTFIKEYFARHSFQSMDTDSFVAYLRQELFTHHPGLEQQLQLDAWINEPGIPSVAPPVSSARFAAVEEALQSWQKGTPAAGLATSEWSSHEWVHFLHGLPSKLTQEKLAELDAAFGFTKSGNSEIVAAWFPHTIAAGYSPADEALHQFLVRVGRRKFLVPLYKALLATPNGKARAQRIYAEARPNYHAVASVTFDALLGKPI